In Bosea vestrisii, the following are encoded in one genomic region:
- the soxX gene encoding sulfur oxidation c-type cytochrome SoxX, with the protein MRPAAIRTALITLALASAPASGLEAYTVVGDAIPAPLGGKIGDLKRGRALVLDRIQGNCLICHHVPEPNEPFQGTIGPDLAGVGARLDAGQLRLRLVDAGLLNPQTVMPPYFRIEGLRDVAPAFRDRPALTAQEIEDVVTYLASLRTP; encoded by the coding sequence GTGAGGCCTGCCGCGATCCGGACCGCGCTGATCACGCTGGCCCTCGCGAGCGCGCCGGCGAGCGGGCTCGAAGCCTACACCGTCGTCGGCGATGCGATTCCCGCGCCGCTCGGCGGCAAGATCGGCGATCTCAAACGCGGGCGCGCGCTCGTGCTCGACCGGATCCAGGGCAATTGCCTGATCTGCCACCATGTGCCGGAGCCGAACGAGCCTTTCCAGGGCACGATCGGCCCGGACCTCGCCGGTGTCGGCGCTCGGCTCGATGCCGGGCAGCTGCGCCTACGCCTCGTCGATGCCGGCCTGCTCAATCCGCAGACGGTGATGCCGCCTTATTTTCGCATCGAAGGATTGCGAGACGTTGCTCCGGCCTTTCGCGATCGGCCGGCGCTGACTGCCCAGGAGATCGAGGATGTCGTCACCTATCTCGCCAGCCTGCGCACGCCCTGA